In Bacillus sp. DX3.1, the following proteins share a genomic window:
- a CDS encoding alpha/beta hydrolase encodes MKNIKKLIKCIGVIIIILLIIALFFPTWTPHIKGDNSISVLEQVEINGSGHEIMIRGNDKDNPVIIFVHGGPGSSEIPYADKYQDLLETNFTVVNYDQRASGKSYHFFEDYSNLSSDLLVEDLLAMTDYISERLGKEKVILIGHSYGTYIGMQAAYKAPEKYEAYIGIGQMSDTVESEIDSLNYVINQAQNVGNTDDVLYLQGLTEKIKNGDTYTPRNYVMKYGGTSRLIDNPDDNNIGMLFSSEYNLLDVIRYNYGLSYSQKILLKKDLKNPLLTIVTKLKLPFYFIMGKYDYNTSSNAAKKYFDMIEANKKEFIAFEQSAHYPQFEEKEKFYKWMCDTFIK; translated from the coding sequence ATGAAAAATATAAAGAAATTAATAAAATGTATCGGAGTAATTATTATAATACTACTAATCATAGCACTTTTTTTTCCTACATGGACTCCGCATATAAAAGGTGATAACAGTATAAGTGTATTAGAACAAGTAGAGATAAATGGAAGTGGTCATGAAATTATGATACGTGGTAATGATAAGGATAATCCAGTTATTATTTTTGTACATGGAGGACCTGGAAGTTCGGAAATACCGTATGCCGATAAATACCAAGACTTATTGGAAACCAATTTTACGGTTGTTAATTACGACCAAAGAGCAAGTGGAAAATCATATCATTTTTTTGAGGACTATTCTAATCTTTCATCAGACTTACTGGTGGAGGACTTATTGGCTATGACGGATTATATATCAGAACGTCTTGGAAAAGAAAAGGTAATACTAATTGGCCATTCTTATGGTACATATATTGGAATGCAAGCTGCCTATAAAGCTCCTGAAAAATATGAAGCATATATTGGTATTGGACAGATGAGTGATACAGTAGAAAGCGAGATTGACAGTTTGAACTACGTTATTAATCAGGCTCAAAATGTTGGCAATACGGATGATGTTTTATATTTACAAGGGTTAACTGAAAAAATCAAAAATGGCGATACGTATACTCCACGAAATTATGTTATGAAATATGGTGGGACTTCAAGACTTATTGATAACCCCGATGATAATAACATAGGTATGTTATTCAGTAGTGAGTATAACTTATTAGATGTAATCCGTTATAACTATGGGTTATCCTATTCTCAAAAGATTTTGTTAAAGAAAGATTTAAAAAATCCATTACTTACTATAGTAACAAAACTTAAATTACCGTTCTATTTTATCATGGGTAAATATGACTATAATACTTCATCTAATGCAGCAAAAAAATATTTTGATATGATTGAAGCCAATAAAAAAGAATTTATTGCTTTTGAGCAATCAGCTCATTATCCACAATTTGAAGAGAAGGAAAAATTTTATAAATGGATGTGCGATACATTTATAAAATAA
- the groES gene encoding co-chaperone GroES has product MLKPLGDRVVIELVQAEEKTASGIVLPDTAKEKPQEGKIIAVGTGRVLENGERVALEVAAGDLIIFSKYAGTEVKYEGADYLILRESDILAIIG; this is encoded by the coding sequence ATGCTAAAGCCATTAGGTGATCGCGTTGTAATTGAGCTTGTTCAAGCAGAAGAAAAAACAGCAAGTGGTATTGTATTACCAGACACTGCAAAAGAAAAACCACAAGAGGGTAAAATCATTGCAGTAGGTACTGGTCGTGTGCTTGAAAATGGTGAGCGTGTTGCTTTAGAGGTAGCAGCAGGCGATCTTATCATCTTCTCAAAATATGCAGGTACTGAAGTGAAATACGAAGGTGCAGACTACTTGATTTTACGTGAAAGTGACATTTTAGCAATTATTGGTTAA
- a CDS encoding helix-turn-helix domain-containing protein: MITFWVGKYHYHGLEALKKSYTSFSLEDKLNIINYMNENGLSPLETAVQFNLSSPGMIRKWRSSFRNDGIDAENGGV, translated from the coding sequence ATGATTACTTTTTGGGTGGGAAAATATCATTATCATGGGCTGGAAGCTTTAAAGAAAAGCTATACAAGTTTCTCCCTTGAAGATAAACTAAACATAATTAATTATATGAACGAGAATGGGTTGTCTCCTTTAGAAACTGCAGTGCAGTTCAATTTATCTTCTCCAGGCATGATTCGAAAATGGCGAAGTAGTTTTAGGAACGATGGTATAGACGCCGAAAATGGGGGGGTATAA
- a CDS encoding response regulator transcription factor, translating into MGRETILVVDDEKEIRDLITIYLKNEGYEVLQAGDGAEGLTILEKNEVHLVVLDIMMPKVDGIHMCMKVREVAEMPIIMLSAKTQDMDKILGLTTGADDYITKPFNPLELIARIKSQLRRYMKMNGFVVQSENEIEIGDMKMNVATHEVIVMDEEVKLTPREFSILELLVRNPGMVFSAEQIYEKVWNERSFQSDNTVMVHIRKIREKVEGNPRKPRYIKTVWGVGYKIEKDI; encoded by the coding sequence GTGGGACGAGAAACCATATTGGTTGTAGATGATGAAAAGGAAATACGGGATTTAATTACTATCTATTTAAAAAATGAAGGATATGAAGTATTGCAAGCAGGGGATGGAGCAGAGGGATTAACTATATTGGAGAAAAATGAAGTGCATTTAGTTGTACTAGATATTATGATGCCGAAAGTAGATGGTATTCATATGTGTATGAAAGTAAGGGAAGTAGCAGAGATGCCTATTATTATGTTGTCTGCTAAAACGCAAGATATGGATAAAATTTTAGGGTTAACAACAGGAGCGGATGATTACATAACGAAGCCGTTTAACCCGTTGGAACTGATAGCTCGTATTAAATCGCAGTTGCGTCGATATATGAAAATGAATGGATTCGTTGTCCAAAGCGAAAATGAAATTGAAATTGGAGATATGAAGATGAATGTAGCGACACACGAAGTGATCGTTATGGATGAAGAGGTGAAATTAACACCACGAGAGTTTTCTATTCTAGAGTTGCTCGTCCGTAACCCTGGTATGGTATTTAGTGCAGAGCAAATTTACGAAAAGGTTTGGAATGAAAGATCCTTTCAATCTGATAATACTGTCATGGTACATATTCGGAAAATCCGTGAGAAGGTAGAAGGAAATCCTAGAAAGCCGCGCTATATAAAGACGGTGTGGGGAGTGGGGTATAAGATTGAGAAAGATATTTAA
- the groL gene encoding chaperonin GroEL (60 kDa chaperone family; promotes refolding of misfolded polypeptides especially under stressful conditions; forms two stacked rings of heptamers to form a barrel-shaped 14mer; ends can be capped by GroES; misfolded proteins enter the barrel where they are refolded when GroES binds) has protein sequence MAKDIKFSEEARRSMLRGVDTLANAVKVTLGPKGRNVVLEKKFGSPLITNDGVTIAKEIELEDAFENMGAKLVAEVASKTNDVAGDGTTTATVLAQAMILEGLKNVTAGANPMGLRKGIEKAVVAAIEELKTISKPIEGKSSIAQVAAISSADEEVGQLIAEAMERVGNDGVITLEESKGFTTELDVVEGMQFDRGYASPYMITDSDKMEAVLDNPFILITDKKIANIQEILPVLEQVVQQGKPLLIIAEDVEGEALATLVVNKLRGTFNVVAVKAPGFGDRRKAMLEDIAILTGGEVITEELGRDLKSATIASLGRAGKIVVTKENTTVVEGVGSTEQIEARIGQIRAQLEETTSEFDREKLQERLAKLAGGVAVIKVGAATETELKERKLRIEDALNSTRAAVEEGIVAGGGTALMNVYTKVAGLAADGDEATGINIVLRALEEPVRQIAINAGLEGSVVVERLKGEKVGVGFNAATGTWVNMLESGIVDPTKVTRSALQNAASVAAMFLTTEAVVADKPEPNGPAMPDMGGMGMGGMGGMM, from the coding sequence ATGGCAAAAGATATTAAATTTAGTGAAGAAGCACGTCGTTCGATGCTTCGCGGTGTCGACACTCTTGCAAATGCAGTAAAAGTAACGCTTGGACCAAAAGGTCGCAATGTTGTACTTGAGAAAAAATTTGGTTCACCACTTATTACAAATGATGGTGTAACAATTGCAAAAGAAATCGAATTAGAAGACGCATTCGAAAACATGGGTGCGAAATTAGTAGCAGAAGTTGCTAGTAAAACAAATGATGTAGCTGGTGACGGAACAACAACTGCAACTGTATTAGCGCAAGCAATGATTCTTGAAGGCTTAAAAAACGTAACAGCTGGTGCAAACCCAATGGGTCTTCGTAAAGGGATCGAAAAGGCTGTTGTTGCAGCAATTGAAGAATTAAAAACAATCTCTAAACCAATCGAAGGTAAATCTTCTATCGCACAAGTAGCTGCTATTTCATCTGCTGACGAAGAAGTAGGTCAATTAATTGCAGAAGCAATGGAACGCGTTGGTAACGATGGCGTTATTACATTAGAAGAATCTAAAGGCTTCACAACAGAATTAGATGTAGTAGAAGGTATGCAATTCGATCGTGGATATGCATCTCCTTACATGATTACTGATTCTGACAAAATGGAAGCAGTTCTTGATAATCCATTTATTTTAATCACTGACAAAAAAATCGCTAACATTCAAGAGATTTTACCAGTGTTAGAGCAAGTGGTACAACAAGGTAAACCACTTCTTATCATTGCGGAAGATGTAGAAGGCGAAGCATTAGCTACATTAGTAGTGAACAAACTTCGTGGTACATTCAATGTAGTAGCTGTAAAAGCTCCTGGATTTGGTGACCGTCGTAAAGCAATGCTAGAAGATATCGCGATCTTAACTGGTGGCGAAGTGATCACTGAAGAATTAGGACGTGATTTAAAATCTGCTACTATTGCATCTTTAGGCCGCGCTGGCAAAATTGTTGTAACGAAAGAAAATACAACAGTTGTTGAAGGTGTAGGTAGCACAGAACAAATCGAAGCTCGCATTGGTCAAATCCGTGCGCAATTAGAAGAAACAACTTCTGAGTTCGATCGTGAAAAATTACAAGAACGTCTTGCTAAACTTGCAGGCGGTGTAGCTGTAATTAAAGTTGGTGCAGCAACTGAAACTGAATTAAAAGAGCGTAAACTTCGCATTGAAGATGCTCTTAACTCAACTCGTGCAGCAGTAGAAGAAGGTATTGTTGCAGGTGGTGGTACTGCACTTATGAACGTATATACAAAAGTAGCTGGTCTAGCAGCTGATGGCGACGAAGCAACAGGTATTAACATTGTACTTCGTGCATTAGAAGAGCCAGTTCGTCAAATCGCAATCAACGCTGGTCTAGAAGGTTCTGTAGTTGTAGAACGCTTAAAAGGTGAAAAAGTAGGCGTAGGCTTCAACGCAGCAACTGGTACTTGGGTAAACATGCTTGAGTCTGGTATCGTAGATCCAACAAAAGTAACTCGTTCAGCACTTCAAAACGCAGCATCTGTTGCAGCAATGTTCTTAACAACTGAAGCAGTTGTTGCTGACAAACCAGAACCTAATGGTCCTGCAATGCCTGATATGGGCGGCATGGGCATGGGCGGTATGGGCGGCATGATGTAA
- a CDS encoding HAMP domain-containing sensor histidine kinase: MRKIFKPFTYMYKKIRGLIKRIVKSVRRSIRIQLITTFVACALLGLFASTKIVAPVFEDVNRYAQIDYREGMEQINSKAQSTAEMLVTENKLEALQNMIDTENQNLEQGHEGFKILITDESGKVLYKTKQAQEEQINLHNTIRNVTSFAIDYSHNNNDIEGLRKEFITFSPITIEDKNLYMFVSGIPQGEVVYYKVEGPFPFLIGVLVFIFSFFYITKRKMKQIEAMAQGVKEIEKGNLAYRIEKKGEDEIAALTENINNMAEELMINIEKERKLEKQKNELITNVSHDLRTPLTSIMGYLRLLRDSKYENKEQHDEYMRIAFVKSEQLKNLIEDLFEYTKLTNENIVLEKQEVCMNELLDQLIEELVPQAEEHGLVFVKKFPEERAYAAIDSEKMVRVFENLLMNAIKYSQDDGEIKVFLQRQRRNIQITVANHSEEFTKEELENLFERFYKKDQSRSRVTEGSGLGLAIAKSIVELQGGEIRAEYEDGIVQFIVSLPIIEEK, translated from the coding sequence TTGAGAAAGATATTTAAGCCGTTTACCTATATGTATAAGAAGATAAGAGGATTGATTAAAAGGATAGTAAAGAGTGTTCGACGGAGTATAAGAATCCAGCTTATTACTACTTTTGTTGCTTGTGCGTTATTAGGGCTTTTTGCATCGACGAAGATAGTAGCACCTGTTTTTGAGGATGTAAATCGATATGCCCAAATTGATTATAGAGAAGGTATGGAGCAAATTAATTCTAAAGCTCAAAGTACAGCAGAAATGCTGGTTACGGAAAATAAGTTAGAGGCTTTACAAAATATGATAGATACAGAAAATCAAAACTTAGAACAAGGGCATGAAGGTTTCAAAATATTAATTACAGATGAAAGTGGTAAGGTTCTGTATAAAACGAAGCAGGCACAAGAAGAACAAATTAATTTGCATAATACAATTCGCAATGTGACATCATTTGCTATCGATTATTCACATAATAATAATGATATTGAAGGATTAAGAAAAGAATTTATCACTTTTTCACCTATTACAATTGAAGATAAGAACTTATATATGTTTGTGAGTGGAATTCCTCAAGGAGAGGTAGTGTATTACAAAGTAGAAGGACCATTTCCATTTTTAATTGGTGTCCTCGTATTTATTTTCTCTTTCTTCTATATAACAAAACGAAAGATGAAACAAATTGAAGCGATGGCTCAAGGGGTAAAAGAGATAGAAAAAGGAAATTTAGCGTATCGTATCGAGAAAAAAGGGGAAGACGAAATCGCTGCATTGACGGAGAATATTAATAATATGGCAGAAGAGCTTATGATTAATATTGAAAAGGAACGTAAGTTAGAAAAGCAGAAAAATGAGCTCATTACAAATGTATCGCACGATTTGCGTACACCGCTTACTTCTATTATGGGGTATTTACGATTGCTCCGTGATTCTAAATATGAAAATAAAGAACAACATGATGAGTATATGAGGATTGCTTTTGTAAAGTCCGAGCAGTTAAAGAATTTAATAGAAGATTTATTTGAGTATACAAAGTTAACGAATGAAAATATTGTATTAGAAAAACAAGAGGTATGTATGAATGAACTTCTTGATCAATTAATAGAAGAATTAGTTCCACAAGCAGAAGAACATGGTCTTGTGTTTGTTAAAAAGTTTCCTGAAGAACGTGCGTATGCTGCTATTGATTCGGAAAAAATGGTTCGTGTATTTGAAAACTTATTAATGAATGCTATTAAATATAGTCAAGATGATGGGGAGATTAAAGTTTTCCTCCAAAGGCAGCGCCGCAATATCCAAATCACTGTTGCAAATCATAGTGAAGAGTTTACGAAAGAAGAGTTAGAGAATTTATTTGAGCGTTTTTATAAAAAGGATCAATCGAGAAGTAGAGTGACAGAAGGTTCAGGACTTGGTCTTGCGATTGCGAAAAGCATTGTTGAGTTACAAGGTGGAGAAATTCGAGCAGAATATGAAGATGGGATTGTTCAATTTATTGTCTCGTTACCAATTATAGAAGAAAAATAA
- a CDS encoding NCS2 family permease produces the protein MKRYFQFDELGTNYKTEFIAGLTTFLSMAYILFVNPATLSLGNVKGLPAGTGMDPGAVFVATALAAAIGSLIMGIFAKYPIALAPGMGINAFFAYTAVLTMGIPWQTAIAGTLMSGIIFIILTASGIREKIINAIPVELKFAVAAGIGLFIAFLGFQNAGIIVKNDAVLVGLGDLTKGTTLLAIFGVVTTIILMLKKINGAVFYGMILTAILGVVTGLIDTPKSVVGAIPSLEPTFGVALNHFGDIFTVQMGIVIITFFFIDFFDTAGTLVAVANQAGLMKNNKLPRAGKALFADAIATVIGAILGTSTTTSYIESSAGVAAGGRSGFTAVVTAGFFLLALFFSPLLSVVTPAVTAPALIIVGILMVSSLGEIDWKKLEIAVPAFFTIISMPLTYSIATGIAIGFIFYPITMFVSGRRKEIHPIMYVLGVLFVLYFIYVRR, from the coding sequence ATGAAACGCTATTTTCAGTTCGATGAGCTTGGCACAAATTACAAAACAGAGTTCATTGCAGGACTAACAACCTTTTTATCTATGGCATACATTTTGTTTGTCAATCCTGCAACGCTTTCGTTAGGAAATGTTAAGGGCTTACCGGCAGGAACAGGAATGGATCCAGGCGCTGTGTTTGTTGCAACGGCTTTAGCAGCAGCAATTGGATCACTCATTATGGGGATTTTTGCAAAGTATCCAATCGCATTAGCACCGGGAATGGGAATTAACGCATTCTTTGCTTATACAGCAGTGTTAACGATGGGGATTCCGTGGCAAACAGCAATTGCCGGAACATTAATGTCAGGTATTATCTTTATTATTCTTACAGCTTCCGGCATTCGTGAAAAAATTATTAATGCCATTCCTGTAGAATTGAAATTTGCAGTAGCAGCTGGTATTGGTTTATTTATCGCTTTTCTTGGTTTTCAAAATGCTGGAATTATTGTAAAGAATGATGCGGTCCTTGTTGGATTAGGGGATTTAACAAAGGGTACAACATTACTTGCGATTTTCGGTGTAGTGACTACGATCATTTTAATGCTTAAAAAAATAAATGGTGCAGTTTTCTATGGGATGATTCTTACAGCCATTCTTGGTGTGGTAACAGGACTAATTGATACACCAAAATCTGTTGTTGGTGCAATTCCGAGCTTAGAACCAACGTTCGGGGTAGCGTTAAACCATTTCGGAGATATTTTCACTGTTCAAATGGGGATTGTTATTATAACGTTCTTCTTCATCGATTTCTTTGATACAGCTGGTACACTTGTAGCGGTTGCGAATCAAGCGGGATTAATGAAAAATAATAAATTACCACGTGCAGGAAAAGCGTTATTTGCAGATGCAATTGCAACTGTAATCGGTGCGATTCTTGGTACATCTACGACAACGTCTTATATTGAATCGTCTGCAGGGGTAGCAGCGGGGGGACGTTCTGGCTTTACAGCGGTCGTAACGGCAGGATTTTTCTTATTAGCACTTTTCTTTTCACCGTTATTAAGTGTCGTAACACCTGCTGTAACGGCACCGGCTTTAATTATTGTAGGGATTTTGATGGTATCATCACTAGGGGAAATTGATTGGAAGAAATTAGAGATTGCAGTACCGGCATTCTTTACGATTATTTCAATGCCGCTTACGTACAGTATTGCAACGGGGATTGCAATTGGCTTTATCTTTTATCCGATTACAATGTTTGTAAGTGGTCGTCGTAAAGAGATTCATCCAATTATGTACGTGCTGGGAGTTTTATTCGTACTTTACTTTATTTACGTTCGAAGATAA
- the guaA gene encoding glutamine-hydrolyzing GMP synthase: MLFAKLVKIFIYRTNVGVIILKKQHDTIIVLDFGSQYNQLIARRIREFSVYSELHPHTITAEEIKAMNPKGIIFSGGPNSVYGENAFHCDEKIFELGLPIFGICYGMQLMTKHFGGKVERANHREYGKAVLKVENESKLYANLPEEQVVWMSHGDLVTGLPEGFVVDATSDSCPIAGMSNKEQNLYGVQFHPEVRHSEHGNDLIKNFVFGVCGCSEGWNMENFIEVEVEKIRETVGDKKVLCALSGGVDSSVVAVLIHKAIGDQLTCIFVDHGLLRKGEAEGVMKTFSEGFHMNVIKVDAKERFMNKLKGVEDPEQKRKIIGNEFIYVFDDEASKLKGMDFLAQGTLYTDIVESGTATAQTIKSHHNVGGLPEDMQFKLIEPLNTLFKDEVRVLGSELGISDDIVWRQPFPGPGLGIRVLGEITEEKLEIVRESDAILREEILKAGLEREIWQYFTALPGMRSVGVMGDERTYDYTVGIRAVTSIDGMTADWARIPWDVLEKISVRIVNEVKHVNRIVYDVTSKPPATIEWE; the protein is encoded by the coding sequence ATGCTTTTTGCCAAATTGGTGAAAATATTTATATACAGAACTAACGTTGGGGTGATTATTTTGAAAAAACAGCACGATACGATTATCGTTTTAGATTTTGGGAGTCAGTACAATCAGTTAATTGCACGTCGCATTCGTGAGTTCAGTGTATACAGTGAACTTCATCCGCATACAATTACTGCAGAAGAAATTAAAGCAATGAATCCAAAAGGGATTATTTTCTCTGGTGGACCGAATAGTGTATATGGTGAAAATGCATTCCACTGTGATGAAAAAATCTTTGAGTTAGGCTTACCGATCTTTGGTATTTGCTACGGTATGCAGTTAATGACAAAACATTTTGGTGGAAAAGTAGAACGTGCAAACCATCGTGAGTACGGAAAAGCAGTTCTAAAAGTAGAGAATGAATCTAAATTATATGCAAATCTTCCAGAAGAGCAAGTTGTATGGATGAGCCATGGTGACTTAGTAACAGGTTTACCAGAAGGCTTCGTAGTAGACGCAACAAGTGATTCTTGTCCGATTGCAGGGATGAGTAATAAAGAGCAAAACTTATACGGTGTACAATTCCATCCAGAGGTACGTCACTCTGAGCATGGTAATGATTTAATTAAGAACTTCGTCTTTGGTGTATGTGGTTGTTCTGAAGGCTGGAATATGGAAAACTTCATTGAAGTAGAAGTAGAAAAAATTCGTGAGACAGTTGGCGATAAAAAAGTATTATGCGCACTTAGTGGCGGTGTAGACTCTTCTGTTGTAGCTGTATTAATTCATAAAGCAATCGGCGATCAGTTAACATGTATTTTCGTTGATCACGGCTTACTTCGTAAAGGAGAAGCTGAAGGTGTTATGAAAACATTTAGCGAAGGCTTCCATATGAACGTTATTAAAGTGGATGCAAAAGAGCGTTTCATGAACAAATTAAAAGGTGTCGAAGATCCAGAACAAAAACGTAAAATCATCGGTAACGAATTTATCTATGTATTTGATGATGAAGCATCCAAGTTAAAAGGAATGGACTTCTTAGCACAAGGTACACTGTACACGGACATCGTTGAAAGTGGTACAGCAACTGCACAAACAATTAAATCTCACCATAACGTTGGTGGACTTCCAGAAGATATGCAATTCAAGTTAATCGAACCATTAAACACGTTATTTAAAGATGAAGTACGTGTATTAGGATCTGAACTTGGAATTTCAGATGATATCGTATGGCGCCAACCGTTCCCAGGTCCAGGACTTGGTATTCGTGTGTTAGGTGAAATTACAGAAGAAAAATTAGAAATCGTTCGTGAATCAGATGCGATTTTACGTGAAGAGATCTTAAAGGCAGGCCTAGAGCGTGAAATTTGGCAATACTTCACTGCACTTCCTGGTATGCGCAGTGTAGGTGTTATGGGTGATGAGCGTACGTATGATTACACAGTAGGTATTCGTGCGGTAACATCTATCGATGGTATGACAGCAGACTGGGCACGTATCCCTTGGGACGTATTAGAGAAAATCTCAGTACGTATTGTAAACGAAGTAAAACACGTTAACCGTATCGTGTATGATGTAACGAGTAAGCCACCTGCAACAATTGAGTGGGAATAA
- a CDS encoding response regulator transcription factor, which yields MIKAAIVEDQEILRKSLKIVIESISDIEIVGTAENGEKAIALCERENLDILLMDIQMPVMDGVKATDEIKKRWPNIKVIILTTFQDVTHVLNALNAGAEGYILKAVDPEFLVQGIKMVYHGGSLIPQQLAKEVFGQIQSNNNEHSEQLDHNSMNHPYDLNNQELKVLKCLTQGLSNKDISEKMFLSVGTVKNYISTIYSKLNVKNRSSAIIKAMEESLIEDKKH from the coding sequence ATGATTAAAGCGGCAATAGTTGAAGATCAAGAGATTTTAAGAAAAAGCTTAAAAATTGTGATTGAAAGTATTTCTGACATTGAGATTGTTGGAACTGCGGAAAATGGAGAAAAGGCAATTGCTTTATGCGAAAGGGAAAACCTTGATATTCTTTTAATGGATATTCAAATGCCGGTGATGGATGGTGTAAAGGCGACAGATGAAATTAAAAAACGTTGGCCCAATATAAAAGTTATAATACTTACTACTTTTCAAGATGTTACACACGTTTTGAATGCCTTAAATGCTGGTGCAGAGGGTTATATATTAAAGGCTGTTGATCCTGAATTTTTAGTTCAAGGAATTAAAATGGTGTATCACGGAGGTTCCCTCATTCCTCAACAATTAGCAAAAGAGGTGTTTGGTCAGATACAATCAAATAATAACGAACACTCGGAACAACTTGACCATAACTCTATGAATCATCCATATGATTTAAATAATCAAGAATTAAAAGTTTTAAAATGTTTAACTCAAGGATTATCCAATAAAGACATTTCAGAAAAGATGTTTCTTTCAGTGGGAACTGTGAAAAATTATATTTCTACCATTTATTCGAAATTAAATGTAAAAAACAGATCTTCTGCTATTATTAAAGCAATGGAAGAGAGTCTTATAGAAGATAAGAAACATTGA
- a CDS encoding sensor histidine kinase, translating to MKAVMDQRKWHWLDYFLFLIRTIWITSNGYLIFVSTTGSEKWVLLLWASCSYIIPHLFYRPGLIKFQYYLIAEVLLTGSLFIYLSSQYEISETYSFLFVPILTVAYACQVKPLIWLGPFLYISIFLAGTWAGNLFTDKDIFARFVDTTIFYGIGLYLGRKTIVNNANKELIASIEEKNRDLEYYSKKIEELTIKEERNRVSQDLHDTVGHIFTSVITSLDALPFLYQADKKEAEKSIKEISDLARNGLNDVRKTIHQMSPTNHQTLVESVKELIVDFMKHTSTDIKLNVEGEVTKVGERIKFAIIRCIQEGLTNAKRHGQATFIKVNISFEQEELIVLIEDNGNGCNELNLGFGLRSMKDRISALAGTVNFYSKLNNGMRITCNIPMAKEV from the coding sequence ATGAAAGCAGTAATGGATCAAAGGAAATGGCATTGGTTGGACTATTTTCTATTTCTCATTCGTACGATATGGATTACTTCTAATGGCTACTTGATATTCGTTAGTACGACAGGTTCGGAAAAGTGGGTTTTACTTTTATGGGCTAGTTGTTCTTATATAATACCCCATCTATTTTATCGGCCTGGGCTTATAAAATTCCAATATTATTTAATTGCCGAGGTGTTGTTAACGGGTTCTCTGTTTATTTACTTATCCAGTCAATATGAAATATCAGAGACTTACAGTTTTTTATTCGTGCCTATCCTTACTGTTGCTTATGCTTGTCAAGTTAAGCCGTTAATTTGGTTAGGACCTTTCTTATACATCTCAATTTTTTTAGCTGGTACATGGGCCGGCAATCTCTTCACTGATAAGGATATCTTTGCACGCTTTGTTGACACAACTATTTTTTATGGTATTGGGTTATATTTAGGAAGGAAGACCATTGTCAATAACGCTAATAAAGAGTTAATTGCCTCTATTGAGGAAAAAAACAGGGATTTGGAATATTACTCAAAAAAGATTGAGGAACTGACGATTAAGGAAGAACGAAATAGAGTTTCACAAGATTTGCATGATACAGTAGGCCATATTTTCACATCGGTCATAACAAGTTTAGATGCCCTTCCTTTTCTATATCAGGCAGATAAAAAAGAAGCAGAAAAAAGTATAAAAGAGATTTCAGATTTAGCACGAAATGGATTGAACGATGTGAGAAAAACAATTCACCAGATGTCGCCAACGAATCATCAAACGCTTGTTGAATCGGTGAAAGAATTGATTGTTGATTTTATGAAACATACATCAACGGATATAAAACTGAATGTCGAAGGGGAAGTGACCAAAGTCGGTGAAAGGATAAAGTTTGCCATTATTCGTTGTATACAAGAAGGACTTACAAATGCGAAAAGACATGGTCAGGCAACTTTTATTAAAGTAAATATTTCGTTTGAACAAGAAGAATTGATTGTTCTTATTGAAGATAATGGAAATGGTTGTAATGAATTGAATTTAGGGTTTGGCTTACGCTCAATGAAAGATCGAATATCGGCATTAGCGGGTACAGTTAACTTTTATTCTAAATTGAATAATGGTATGAGGATAACGTGTAACATACCTATGGCAAAGGAAGTGTAA